From Microbacterium sp. 10M-3C3:
GAGCCGGCACTGCGCTACGGCTTCGAGACGGTCTTCTCCGAGGCCTGCCGCTGTCTGCTCTTGCAGCAGCTGCGGAGCTCGAGAGCCGCCATCGAAGCGCGTCAGAGTGCTCAGCACTTCGCAGCCACGGTCGACGACCTGCGCGACAAGCTCGAGACGATCGGGCGCGTCGTCCTGTGGCCGACGGTCCTCCTGCAGGCGATCGAGCACAGCGCGAGCGTCTTCGTCACCGGGACCGTCCGCGACGTGCTCTCGGAGCCCGAGAGCATCTCCGACCTGGAGGGTCACGTCACGACGTTCCCGCCGCCTCTCGGGTCCGTGCCCGAGCCGATCCTCGCGATCGTCGGCGACTCCCGCATCGAGCGACGCGACGGCAGACGTGTCGCGGTGCACAACGGCCGGGAGTGGACGGAGGAGCAGTTGAGGTCGACGATCAACGACCGGCGCCGGCTGCTCAACATGACCGATCCGCTGTTCCTGCAGATCGAGAACCTGTCCGCGGTCGCCGCCAACTCGGCGCGCGACCCCGGCTACCTGGAGAGATTCGTGCGCGACCTGCTCGCGGACATGCACTCGGCGAACCGGCGGATGCTCGAGGACACGGCGGACCTCGACGACGGCGCGCAGTTCGCGGTCGAGGCATCCCAGTACATCCGGCGCGAGGGCGGTCGCGACTGGCGCGGTCTGCGCTACGAGCTCCAGGGCATCCACGCGCTCGCCGATCGCGAGCTCTCTTCCGCGGTCGGGTCGGTGTGGCGCTACGCCAACGGCGTGAACGACGCGCTCGCACATCGGGAGAGCCGGGATGTGCTCCTCACCATCGCGTCGACGGCGGGGATCATCGTGCTGGGGCTCCTGTGCGCGCCGCTGGGCGCGGTGGCGGCCGCGGCGATCACCGGCGCCGCGGGTCTGGCCTTCACGATCCACGATGTTCTGGACGCGCGCACCCGCACGGACCTGTACCGCGCGCTCGATGACCCCGAGCTGCTGCAGAGCTGGCAGGACGTGCAGCTGGCCCAGCTCATGGCCGGCATCGGGATCGCCTTCTCGATCTTCGACGTGCTCGCTGTCGGCAGAGGGGCGCGCCTGATCGCGCGCGAGGCCGCCGCCGCGCTGCGCGTGGCGGAGCGCACCGGCCTTCGCGAGGCCGCCCGGCTGGCCGCCGCCGAGACGCGCGCCGCGGTGGCACGTCGGATGACGGAGGAGTTCCTGGCGAATGCGGCGAGACACGCGATGACCGAGGCCGTCGTCATGGCCGCGATCACCGCGGTGCTGCCGCGCGTCGTCGCGCCGGCGCTCGTGCCGTGGATCCGGCGGCAGGCGCAGGAGCACGGGACGCTGCCGCAGACGGATGCCGCTCTCGGCGCGCTGGCGACGGGTGCGGCGCGATGACGATGACGGTGACGTCGGAAGGGCTGCGGTCGGCTCTGCGGGCGGCGGCGCACGACGAGCCCGCCCAGATGCAATCGTTGCGGCGCGCGATCGAGCAGGCGGGCGGACTCCGTCTCGGGACAGACTCGCTCGACGACATCCTGGTGCGTGTGCTGATGACGGCCGCACGGGGTCATGGGCGCGAGATGGAGCGTGTGACCGACTCCCTTCGCGAGGCACTGATGCGCATCCTCGACGACCTCGAGCTCGCTCGCGGCAATCGACCCGGTGTCGCCCCGCGCGCGGAGGCGCTGCGGCACGCCGATCTCGAACGCATCGCGCAGACGATCGAGATGCTCGAGACGTTCGATGATTACGTTCGCCGGCAGGCGCAGAACGCCGATTCCGATCTCGCCCACGCCCTCGACGACCTCCTTCCGCCCGACCCGATCTCGGCGCGCAACCGCGCGCTCAGCCGAGGGGCCGACGCGCTCGAGCGCGCGGAGGCGATCGCACGGGCGTACGCCGAGGGCCGAACAGTCGAGGCAGCAGGTCTCGGCCTCCCGCTCACGAACCCGCGCGATCCGGCACTTACGCGCACGATGCAGCGACTCCGGGCGGCCATCGATCGCTATCGTGCGAATCCTGGGACGGATGCCGCCGCCGCCGAAGCCGCGGCATCCGAGCTCGCCCGCATGACGAACTACGCCGGCGAGCATCTGCGCGCCAACGCCAGCGGCTTCGAGGTCTCGTCACTCGACGATGTCCTCCCTCCTTCTCGCCCACCGCGTGCCGACGCGCCCGGCGCCGTGCACGAAGCGCACGAGGCGGCACAGGCCGCTCGCGAGACGCTCCGGGCCCGACCCGATCTCGTCACGTCGGCGCCCGCTGCCGAGCTGTTCGACGCGCTCCAGTCCGGGAGCCCCGAGTTCCGCGCGGAGGGGACGATGCGCGAGGGCCTCGCCCGCGGCGAGGTACCGGGGGTGGGCCTCGAGGGCTACATGATCAGCGCCGGGGAGGTCGGCCGGCTGCGCACCGAGCCCCCGGGCCTCGCCGCGCGGCTCGCGTCCTTCCTCTTCGGGTGGCAGCGCGCGCACCTGGTCGGCCCGGGCTTCGGATCGGAGCTCTTCGCGGGGCTCGCACTCGCCCCGGAGGGCGTCAACCAGATCGCGCAGCGTCAGGGCATCGAGCTTCTCATCCGGCATCTGCGTGACACGGGGGCGGACCCGCACGCCACGATCACCGCAAAGGTGCGCCGGCTCGCCGTACCGCTGGCCAGCGGCAGTCCCGAGGCCGTCGACGTCCTGTCGTCGATCCGCTACGAGGTGACGACGTCCGGCCGCCCCGCAAAGGTCACGTTCGAGATCACCGTGCACCCGGACGGATCGTGGAGCGTCACCCATGACATCCCTCCGGGGCTCCCCGGCGCCGACGTCGCTCTGGCAGGTGCGCGATGAGCGAGCGGTCGCACCTCGAGGAGTTCCTCCACCTCCCGTCCGCGGTGCTCGTGGATCTTCCGCTCGCGATCCCGCTCTTCGCGGTGAGCCGCATGACGGTGACCGAATCGTTCCCGCTGCCGCCCGTCGGCGCATCGGCCTTCCGCACTGCGGCGTCGCCGTCCGGGGAGTCAGTGTCGCTGTCCGCGCTCCTCGTCGGTCCTCAGCGGCTGCTCTGGAAGAAGGATCTCGAGCTCATCGCCGCCTCCAGCCGATCCGGCGGCTCGCTCGGCGCGTGGACGAGCGGCTACGTCAACGGCGTCACGCTCGTCAGCACGCTGATCACCCGCATCAACATGCAGATCAGCGAGCTCACGTTCGCCGCGTCCGCACAGCGACTCGACACGATCGAGGTGGGGATCACGATGCGCCACGTCCCGCGCCCGGGGCCCGTCGATGCGCTCGTGGATCTCGGGTCGACGGCGGCCCTGTCGACCCTGGAGTTCCTGACATGACCCTCCCGGACGGGTTCGCACCGGTCGCGCTCGACGCCGCCGCCGGCATCCCGCAGACGGCGACGCTCGGCCCGGGCCGCTCGGCGCCCCTGCGCCTGTCGGTCGTCGCGGCCGCGTCCGACCTCGCCGCGCTCCTGTCCAGCGAGCGCGATCGACGGCTGTGGGCCTCGGCGACAGCGCGTGAGCGCAGAACGGGCGTCCGGGCACCCGCGGACCCGTGGCGCGCCGCCGATGCGGCAGCGCGCGCGGCGCTCGCGGCGAACCCCGGCGACACGCTCGATCCCGAGCGCATCCTCGTGTCGCTCATCGTGCACGAGAGCCGCCGCGTGATCACCGTGTGGCCCGCGATCCCCGGGCGCCCGCTTCCGGTGCGGGATGCGGCGGGCCTGCGCGGGACCCTGTGGGTCGAGGACGTCGTCATCAGCGCCGGCTCGCTGGTCGCGACCGGCGCGACGGGTGCCCGGCTCGCGATCGCGTGGCAGTCGGGTTCCCCCGTCGTCGCCACTCCGCCCGCGCGTGAGGAGGATCCGTATGTCAGCCTCACCTAGCGTCGGGTTCGACGCGGGCTGGGCGGTCGAGTTCCGTACCGCTGCCCCGGGTGCGCTCGAGGCGCCGGCGGACTTCACGGCCGACCGTTCGGGGTACGACGCCGACATCCGCATCGAGTTCGACGCGGCGTTCCGCGCGCCCACCTTCAGCGTGACGATCGACGGCCTGCGCGACGCCGACGTGGCGAGGATCACGACCGGTCCGCTTCCCATCATGACCATCCGCCTGGGATGGCGCGATCATCCAGGCTCGTTCGGCGGCGGCTTCCTTCCCGCGCTGAACGCCGTGGGGCTCGGTCAGGTCGGAGGATCAGCGCTCGTCCCGGTCCTCACCGGGAGGGTACGCGGATACGAGCGGACGGTCGGCGACGACCGGTACCGCACGACGTTCACGGGTGTGGACCTCACGTGGGCGAAGCTCGCCGGCGCCGTCGTCGGCGAGACAACGCTCCCTGCGCGCGGCTCGGTGACCGACATGATCGCCGCCCTGTGCCGTGCCGCGGACCCCGGCATCCGCACCGAGCAGGAGGGCGACCCCGTCACCCTGTCGGCGACACCGGAGCCGTCGCGAACCTCGCACGTGATCGATGCGATCGACATGGTCGCACGCGCGGGTTACCCCGAGGCGACCGCTCGCTCACCGCTCCTCGTGCGCGACGGCGCGGTGCACGTGGGGACATGGGAGCGGGCGGTGCGCGGCGGAACGACGCATCGACTCACCGAGGCGACCGGGCTCGTCGAAGCGACGCCCGCCCCCTTCCACCACGAGACCACGCAGGCCGACAACCCGTACGCGCCGGCGCTCGCCGACTCGTACCGCCTCACGCTCATCGGTCGCGCCGACATCAAACCGGGCGACCTCGTGCAGGCATCTCTGCCTGCAACGGCGCCGGCGGCGGCCGACACCGCGGCATCGGTCCTCGGCGGCTTCGGGGCGCTCGGGGTCATGGCGGCTCCCATCGTGAGCGCCGTCATCGGAGCGACGACGACCCCGACCGACTTCCGGGTCACCGGAGTCGCGCATCAGCTCGCCCCCGCGACGGGCTTCATCACGCGGCTCACAGTGGTCGCGGTCGGGTCGGGCCCCGCGCGTCCCGGGTCCACGGGGGAGGCGCACCGCACCGCCCAGGAGATCGACGAGCGCATCCACGCGCTCGCCCGCAACCGCCGGGTGATCGATGTGGGGCGGGTATCCGGGCAGAGCGTGGATTCCGGCGGGTCGCGGCATGCGCAGCGCCTCGAGGTGCGCAGCGGACTGGCTCGCACCGAGCCGCCGAACCTCCCCGTGCGCGCCGCCGTCGGGCGCGACGCGACGATCCTGTCGGACAAGCCGTATCTGACTCCGTTCGCGTTCGGCGGCACGGGCCTGGTCATCCCGCACTATCCCGGAACCCGTGTCCTGCACCTCAACCACGAGGGGGACGTGCACAACGCCGTCGTGGCGGGGGCCCTGTGGTCGGAAGGGGAGGAGCCGCGCAGTCAGGCAGGAGACTGGTGGCTCACCCTCCCCATCGGCGTGTCGCCGACCGGCGAGGGCCGGGTCGATACGCCCCGCCCGAGCGGGAAGGTGACGAGCGACCTCACCGATGCGCAAGGCCACCGATCGATCCGCGTGCGCGGATTCGAGATCACGGTCGGGCAGTCGAACCTGCCCAACGTCGGCGAACGGCTCACGGGCGCCTCCGACGACGAGCTCACGATCCGCGGCGCCGGGGGCAACGCCGCCATCACGATCGCCGCCAACGGTGCGATCACGATCCGCACCGACCAGGATCTGCGCATCGAAGCGAAGAAGATCACCATGCAGACACAGCAGGGGGTGGATGTCACATGACCGACGGCGACACGGTCGCGGCTTCCGAGCGCGCGGCTCTGGGGTGGGGACTGGGCCTCGTGCCCGTCACCGAGTCGGGGCTCGGGTGGGATCTGTCGTGGGATGCCGCGGCCGGCGGCGCTCGCCGGCTCGCACTCGTCGAGGGCGTGAGCAACCTCGCCCAGGACCTCGCCGTGGCGCTCCTCACGCCGCTCGGGGCCGACCCGTTCGACACCGGCTTCGGGTTCGCCGGTCTCAGCGTTTTGACCCTCGATGTGCCCCCGGCCCTGGCGGAAGAGCTTCTCAGGTTGTCGATCCAGGCGACCCTCGTCGCCGACGCCCGCGTGCGAGAGGTCACGGATGTCGCGCTCGAGCGCGTGAAGGCTGACGACCCCTCGGATCGCCGACGCGTGGTCCGCGCCGGCGTCCGCACCGTGATCTCGCGGGACGCGAGCGTGTCCGTAGAAGGGATGTCGCTGACATGACCGATCGGGATCTCACCGCGCTGAGCCGCACGACCGCGTCGGGCGCCGAGTTCGGCGTCACCGCCGGGGGGTTCGTGCCGAAGCCGGT
This genomic window contains:
- a CDS encoding polymorphic toxin type 4 domain-containing protein; this encodes MTMTVTSEGLRSALRAAAHDEPAQMQSLRRAIEQAGGLRLGTDSLDDILVRVLMTAARGHGREMERVTDSLREALMRILDDLELARGNRPGVAPRAEALRHADLERIAQTIEMLETFDDYVRRQAQNADSDLAHALDDLLPPDPISARNRALSRGADALERAEAIARAYAEGRTVEAAGLGLPLTNPRDPALTRTMQRLRAAIDRYRANPGTDAAAAEAAASELARMTNYAGEHLRANASGFEVSSLDDVLPPSRPPRADAPGAVHEAHEAAQAARETLRARPDLVTSAPAAELFDALQSGSPEFRAEGTMREGLARGEVPGVGLEGYMISAGEVGRLRTEPPGLAARLASFLFGWQRAHLVGPGFGSELFAGLALAPEGVNQIAQRQGIELLIRHLRDTGADPHATITAKVRRLAVPLASGSPEAVDVLSSIRYEVTTSGRPAKVTFEITVHPDGSWSVTHDIPPGLPGADVALAGAR